A part of Aurantimicrobium sp. MWH-Uga1 genomic DNA contains:
- a CDS encoding CoA-acylating methylmalonate-semialdehyde dehydrogenase: MSTLPVVGHWIDGAEVVSTSGRTAPVYDPALGEITKEVALANQAEILAAIESAQAAFPAWRDQSLAKRQAIIFKFRELLNERKGELAEIITSEHGKVLSDALGEITRGQEVVEFACGMNQMLKGEYSENASTGVDVYSTRQPLGVVGVISPFNFPAMVPMWFFPVAIAAGNTVVLKPSEKDPSAAIWMAKLFKEAGLPDGVFTVLNGDKESVDGLLEHPAVQAISFVGSTPIAQYIYETAAKNGKRVQALGGAKNHMLVLPDADLDLVADSAINAGFGSAGERCMAISVVVAVEPVADALIEKIVERMSKLTTGDGRRNCDMGPLVTKVHRDKVASYIDIAIADGATVVHDGRNDTFDGAENGFWLGPTLIDNVPTSSKVYTEEIFGPVLSIVRVKSYDEGVELINNGAFGNGTAIFTNDGGAARRFQNEIEVGMIGINVPIPVPVAYYSFGGWKNSLFGDTKAHGAEGVHFFTRGKAITSRWLDPSHGGINLGFPQN, encoded by the coding sequence ATGTCTACTCTTCCCGTAGTTGGCCACTGGATTGATGGAGCTGAAGTTGTCAGCACCTCTGGCCGTACCGCTCCCGTTTACGACCCTGCTCTTGGTGAAATCACCAAGGAGGTAGCTCTTGCTAACCAGGCAGAGATTCTTGCTGCTATTGAGTCTGCTCAGGCTGCTTTCCCTGCATGGCGCGACCAGTCGCTTGCTAAGCGTCAGGCCATCATCTTCAAGTTCCGTGAACTCCTCAACGAGCGCAAGGGTGAGCTGGCAGAAATCATCACCTCCGAGCACGGGAAGGTTCTCTCGGATGCTCTCGGTGAGATCACTCGTGGTCAGGAAGTTGTGGAGTTCGCTTGCGGCATGAACCAGATGCTCAAGGGTGAATACTCCGAGAACGCTTCCACCGGTGTTGATGTTTACTCAACCCGTCAGCCTCTGGGTGTTGTGGGTGTGATTTCTCCCTTCAACTTCCCCGCCATGGTTCCCATGTGGTTCTTCCCTGTTGCTATTGCTGCAGGAAACACCGTTGTTCTTAAGCCTTCTGAGAAGGACCCCAGTGCGGCAATTTGGATGGCGAAGCTGTTCAAGGAAGCTGGTCTTCCTGATGGTGTATTTACCGTCCTCAACGGTGACAAGGAATCTGTTGATGGTCTCTTGGAGCACCCTGCAGTCCAGGCGATTTCCTTCGTAGGTTCTACCCCGATTGCTCAGTACATCTACGAGACCGCAGCGAAGAATGGCAAGCGTGTTCAGGCTCTTGGGGGCGCGAAGAACCACATGCTTGTACTCCCCGATGCAGACCTCGACCTGGTTGCTGACTCTGCCATCAACGCAGGCTTCGGTTCTGCCGGTGAGCGTTGCATGGCTATCTCTGTTGTTGTGGCCGTTGAGCCCGTTGCTGACGCACTGATCGAGAAGATCGTGGAGCGCATGAGCAAGCTGACCACCGGTGATGGTCGTCGTAATTGTGACATGGGCCCCTTGGTCACCAAGGTTCACCGTGACAAGGTTGCTTCCTACATCGATATTGCTATCGCTGATGGTGCAACTGTTGTTCACGATGGCCGTAACGACACCTTCGACGGTGCCGAGAACGGTTTCTGGCTTGGCCCCACTCTGATTGACAACGTTCCTACCTCTTCCAAGGTCTACACCGAGGAAATCTTCGGCCCTGTGCTCTCTATCGTTCGGGTGAAGAGCTACGACGAAGGTGTTGAACTCATCAACAACGGTGCGTTCGGTAACGGAACAGCAATCTTCACCAACGATGGTGGTGCTGCTCGTCGTTTCCAGAACGAGATCGAGGTCGGCATGATCGGTATCAACGTGCCCATCCCCGTTCCTGTTGCGTACTACTCCTTTGGTGGGTGGAAGAACTCCCTGTTCGGAGACACCAAGGCTCACGGTGCTGAAGGCGTGCACTTCTTCACTCGTGGAAAGGCCATCACCAGCCGCTGGCTTGACCCCAGCCACGGTGGCATCAACCTGGGCTTCCCCCAAAACTAA
- the iolB gene encoding 5-deoxy-glucuronate isomerase, translated as MAHTTSGEWFYERTSLARDGWETVVDGAIVGWQYTGIRVAELAGTSVPLEAAAVERIVVPLSGSFTVTFQLDGDPGTHTQVLAGRKSVFHGPTDVLYLPTGTDAEISGTGRVAVAEAPTNKKFPVAYIAAEGVPVELRGAGRSSRQVHNFGTPQALAADRLIVCEVITPAENWSSYPPHKHDEHIPGHESHLEEIYYFETATSKGLDSPTSAEPFGYMRTYASAAGPIDTLEEVHSGDVALVPHGWHGPCVAAPGYDLYYLNVMAGPDPDRVWQISDDPAHAWIRETWNGQEIDPRLPYTA; from the coding sequence ATGGCCCACACCACCAGTGGCGAATGGTTTTATGAACGCACCTCGTTAGCGCGTGACGGCTGGGAAACAGTCGTTGACGGAGCCATCGTAGGATGGCAGTACACCGGTATTCGTGTCGCTGAACTTGCAGGAACTTCTGTTCCTCTTGAGGCAGCAGCTGTGGAACGCATCGTTGTTCCACTGTCTGGGTCGTTTACAGTTACCTTTCAACTCGATGGTGATCCGGGAACCCACACCCAGGTATTAGCTGGCCGAAAGTCTGTATTCCACGGACCTACAGATGTGCTTTATCTTCCGACCGGAACAGATGCAGAAATCTCTGGCACAGGACGAGTTGCTGTCGCGGAAGCGCCAACCAACAAAAAATTCCCTGTCGCCTACATAGCTGCTGAGGGGGTGCCAGTTGAACTCCGTGGGGCCGGACGGTCGAGCCGCCAGGTGCACAACTTTGGCACCCCTCAAGCATTAGCTGCTGACCGTCTGATTGTTTGCGAAGTCATTACTCCCGCAGAAAACTGGTCTAGCTACCCTCCTCACAAGCACGATGAGCATATTCCTGGACACGAGTCACACCTCGAAGAGATTTATTATTTCGAAACTGCGACCTCAAAGGGCCTGGATTCTCCAACCTCTGCAGAGCCTTTTGGCTACATGAGGACCTATGCATCTGCAGCTGGTCCAATAGACACCCTCGAAGAGGTTCACTCGGGTGATGTTGCTCTCGTGCCTCACGGTTGGCATGGACCCTGCGTGGCAGCACCAGGCTATGACCTGTATTACCTCAATGTGATGGCAGGGCCAGACCCTGATCGGGTCTGGCAAATCAGTGATGACCCTGCCCACGCGTGGATCCGCGAGACCTGGAATGGCCAAGAGATTGACCCCCGACTTCCTTACACGGCATAG